In one window of Pseudobdellovibrionaceae bacterium DNA:
- the nusA gene encoding transcription termination/antitermination protein NusA, giving the protein MAADNVFSDLSRMIEQVGKDKGIDKQIVVDAVVQGMLVAARKKWGTYRDIEAQYNEESGEVELFEFKEVVEDKDFIDEEVEIKLTDALELDPEAQVQDSIGIKLETTGLGRIAAQTAKQIITQRVRDAERDIIFSEFEQRKGEIASGIARRVERGAIVVDLGRTEAYIPPREQIPGEMYKPGDRLQGYIADVRQTTRGPQIIMSRADERYLMKLFEIEVPEIYDGIVEIVAAAREPGQRAKIAVRTKDSSVDPVGACVGMKGSRVQNIVQELRGEKIDIVNWEEEPTRFVCNALAPAEISKVFVDDGSAEMEVVVPDHQLSLAIGRKGQNVRLAAKLTGWKLDILSESNAQARAAESIFNLMLMPGMTETMAQNIFQSGFGSFPAIADAAVEDIMNIPGYDVPEKAEALIQTAKTLLEQYQQEGKEIPSAPAKAAATESREGSAKSQAEERLKEELEQLNKEEANENQSGNSDETASVPTS; this is encoded by the coding sequence ATGGCGGCAGATAATGTGTTCTCTGACTTGAGTCGGATGATCGAACAAGTAGGCAAAGACAAAGGGATCGACAAGCAGATTGTGGTAGATGCAGTGGTGCAAGGTATGCTTGTTGCAGCCCGTAAAAAGTGGGGCACCTACAGAGACATTGAAGCCCAATACAATGAAGAGTCAGGTGAAGTAGAACTTTTTGAATTCAAAGAAGTTGTTGAAGATAAAGATTTCATCGACGAAGAAGTGGAGATCAAGCTAACAGACGCCCTGGAACTAGATCCCGAAGCACAGGTGCAAGACTCCATCGGTATAAAGTTGGAAACAACGGGTTTGGGGCGAATTGCCGCACAAACTGCAAAACAAATCATTACCCAGCGAGTGAGAGATGCCGAAAGAGATATTATTTTTAGCGAATTTGAACAACGCAAAGGGGAAATTGCCTCAGGCATAGCCAGACGTGTGGAGCGTGGAGCGATAGTGGTAGATCTTGGCCGAACAGAAGCTTACATTCCACCAAGAGAGCAGATTCCTGGAGAAATGTATAAGCCTGGTGATCGCCTTCAAGGATACATTGCTGACGTTAGGCAGACGACTCGTGGTCCGCAAATCATTATGTCGCGAGCGGATGAACGATACCTGATGAAATTATTCGAAATTGAAGTTCCAGAAATTTACGATGGAATTGTTGAAATCGTGGCTGCGGCTCGAGAGCCGGGGCAGCGTGCAAAGATTGCAGTACGAACGAAAGACTCTTCTGTTGATCCAGTGGGAGCCTGCGTGGGAATGAAAGGCAGTCGGGTTCAGAACATTGTCCAGGAGTTACGAGGCGAAAAAATCGACATCGTGAACTGGGAAGAAGAACCCACTCGTTTTGTTTGCAACGCCTTAGCTCCGGCAGAAATTTCGAAAGTGTTTGTGGATGATGGGAGTGCCGAAATGGAAGTGGTTGTGCCCGATCACCAATTGAGCCTTGCCATTGGCAGAAAAGGGCAGAATGTCCGTTTGGCGGCCAAACTGACGGGTTGGAAATTGGATATTCTTTCTGAATCTAATGCTCAAGCGCGAGCGGCGGAATCTATTTTCAACTTAATGCTGATGCCTGGAATGACAGAGACTATGGCGCAAAATATTTTTCAATCAGGATTCGGATCGTTCCCGGCCATTGCTGACGCCGCAGTTGAGGATATCATGAATATTCCGGGTTACGATGTCCCTGAAAAAGCGGAAGCATTGATTCAGACAGCGAAGACCCTGCTGGAACAGTACCAGCAGGAAGGCAAAGAAATACCATCGGCTCCTGCCAAGGCCGCTGCTACGGAGAGCCGAGAGGGCAGTGCTAAGAGTCAGGCTGAAGAGCGACTGAAAGAGGAGCTTGAACAACTCAACAAAGAAGAAGCAAACGAAAATCAGTCAGGAAATTCTGACGAAACCGCGAGTGTGCCAACAAGTTAA
- the truB gene encoding tRNA pseudouridine(55) synthase TruB yields MSEAHGLLLVDKPTAMTSHDVVAAVRRLLKTRAVGHAGTLDPLATGLMVLLLGEGTKLSDYLLNGDKSYLVRVQFGIETDTWDVDGEVLRQEPVSVTPQKIRDAVHQLSGDLDLPVPAFSAIKQKGKKLYELAREGKTVDAPVRPMRFYGVAIDDMGRDWVDVSLSCSKGSYIRSWAVALGALLGCPATVKTLRRLASQPYSVDRALPLVELQTGSLADQPAAEALSGCGSAFVSMAEVLPHWRALTVSGKDQRLLLNGQISHDLWRRLICEQKTANQTDTAIGIKVMSGDDGRLLSLLEARPFKGLKIKRVFKSLP; encoded by the coding sequence ATGAGTGAAGCTCACGGATTACTCCTTGTAGATAAGCCCACGGCAATGACGAGCCATGATGTGGTCGCGGCCGTGCGCCGTTTGCTGAAGACCCGCGCGGTGGGCCATGCCGGAACATTGGATCCCTTGGCCACAGGCCTGATGGTGCTTTTGTTAGGTGAGGGCACCAAGCTATCCGATTATTTACTCAATGGAGATAAATCCTACCTCGTACGAGTGCAATTCGGCATCGAAACAGACACCTGGGACGTGGATGGCGAAGTTTTAAGGCAAGAGCCAGTGTCGGTGACTCCTCAGAAAATTAGGGATGCCGTCCATCAACTTTCGGGAGATCTCGATCTGCCCGTGCCGGCCTTTTCGGCCATTAAACAAAAGGGCAAAAAGTTGTATGAACTAGCCCGCGAAGGAAAAACCGTGGACGCTCCGGTGCGACCCATGCGTTTTTACGGCGTGGCTATAGATGATATGGGTCGTGATTGGGTGGATGTGAGCTTGAGCTGCTCAAAGGGGAGCTATATTCGCTCATGGGCCGTAGCCCTGGGTGCCCTATTGGGTTGCCCAGCCACTGTAAAAACCCTACGACGACTGGCATCACAGCCCTATTCGGTGGATCGTGCCCTTCCCTTAGTGGAACTGCAGACCGGGAGCCTGGCGGATCAGCCAGCGGCCGAGGCCCTATCTGGATGCGGGTCAGCCTTTGTCTCGATGGCGGAGGTTTTGCCCCATTGGCGGGCTCTGACAGTGTCGGGAAAGGATCAGCGATTACTTCTCAATGGTCAGATTTCTCATGACCTGTGGCGGCGGCTGATCTGTGAGCAAAAGACAGCTAATCAGACAGACACGGCAATAGGTATTAAGGTGATGAGCGGCGATGATGGAAGGTTATTGTCGTTGCTCGAGGCAAGACCCTTTAAGGGCTTGAAGATAAAGAGAGTTTTCAAATCCCTTCCTTGA
- the pnp gene encoding polyribonucleotide nucleotidyltransferase produces the protein MNKQTVTFELNGKEITLETGRLAKQADGSVLVTCGSNVVLVTVVSSKRETDLDFFPLTVEYSEKFYSTGKIPGGYFKREGRPTSEAILNCRLIDRPLRPCFPDGYFFDTQIVPTILSYDGQYPINTLASIGASTALHISDIPFDGPIATVNVGRVDGKLVANPDFSEMERSDLEIMIAGTKEGILMVEGESQFISEEDVLAALQFGHESILPILNAQNELRQKTGSKAKREFTAKKVDPDFSGKAEQFLKPKIKAALGIKEKMARYEALDAAKKEAEAALLAEVEESLVAARKKDLGKVFGDLKYDLARLMILDDKVRIDGRDTKTVRPIWCEVGMLPRAHGSGVFTRGETQVLGTVTLGTADDEQKIDALQGTITKRFMLHYNFPPYCVGETGRMGGQSRREVGHGFLAERALKAVIPDYEKFPYTLRVVSEVLESNGSSSMGTVCSGTLAMLDAGVPIKGNVAGIAMGLITDGDRYAVLTDILGDEDHLGDMDFKVAGTRDGITALQMDIKIASIKFSILKGALDQAKEGRLHILGEMEKTIDKPRGEISQYAPRIETIKVKPEKVREIIGAGGKVIRGIIEDTGVKIDIEDDGTVHVASADPEASKKAIQMIMDICAEAEVGKTYPGRVVKITDFGAFVEILPNTSGLLHISEISHERIRSVNDVLKEGEAVEVKVLDVDRAGRIRLSRKALLEKGE, from the coding sequence ATGAATAAGCAAACAGTGACCTTTGAACTAAACGGAAAAGAAATTACACTGGAGACCGGTCGCCTAGCCAAACAAGCCGATGGTTCAGTGCTTGTCACCTGTGGAAGCAACGTGGTTCTTGTCACCGTGGTGTCATCCAAACGAGAGACCGATCTCGATTTTTTTCCACTTACAGTAGAGTATTCTGAAAAGTTTTATTCCACCGGTAAAATACCTGGGGGTTACTTCAAACGTGAGGGTCGCCCCACTTCAGAAGCCATTTTAAACTGTCGATTGATTGATCGACCTCTTCGACCCTGTTTTCCTGACGGGTATTTCTTCGATACACAAATCGTCCCGACGATTTTAAGTTACGACGGGCAATATCCTATCAATACACTTGCTAGCATTGGCGCTTCAACGGCCTTGCACATTAGTGACATTCCCTTTGATGGGCCCATTGCCACTGTGAATGTGGGTCGAGTGGATGGCAAGTTGGTGGCCAATCCGGATTTTTCAGAGATGGAACGCTCAGATCTTGAAATTATGATTGCGGGCACGAAAGAGGGCATTCTTATGGTGGAAGGCGAAAGCCAGTTCATCAGCGAAGAAGATGTCTTGGCCGCTCTTCAGTTTGGTCATGAATCCATTTTACCAATTTTAAACGCACAAAATGAATTGCGACAAAAAACGGGTTCAAAGGCAAAGCGAGAGTTTACAGCTAAAAAAGTTGACCCAGATTTTAGCGGCAAAGCCGAGCAATTCTTAAAGCCAAAAATCAAAGCGGCTTTGGGCATCAAAGAAAAGATGGCCCGCTATGAGGCTTTGGATGCGGCAAAGAAAGAGGCCGAGGCCGCTTTGCTTGCAGAGGTGGAAGAGTCTCTCGTTGCGGCTCGCAAAAAAGATCTTGGTAAGGTATTTGGTGACCTTAAGTACGATCTAGCCCGATTGATGATTCTTGATGATAAGGTTCGAATTGACGGTCGCGACACTAAAACTGTGCGACCCATCTGGTGTGAAGTGGGTATGTTACCCCGAGCCCATGGGTCTGGAGTGTTCACTCGTGGTGAAACCCAAGTATTAGGTACGGTTACTCTTGGTACAGCTGATGATGAGCAAAAAATAGATGCACTTCAAGGTACAATAACCAAACGATTTATGCTTCATTACAATTTTCCACCCTATTGCGTGGGAGAAACCGGTCGCATGGGTGGGCAAAGTCGTCGTGAAGTGGGTCACGGATTTTTGGCAGAGAGAGCGCTTAAGGCGGTTATCCCTGATTATGAAAAGTTCCCCTACACGCTTCGAGTGGTTAGTGAAGTTTTGGAATCCAACGGATCGAGCTCAATGGGTACAGTTTGTTCTGGAACCTTAGCCATGTTGGATGCCGGCGTTCCCATTAAGGGAAATGTCGCCGGTATTGCCATGGGCTTGATTACGGACGGAGATCGCTATGCTGTATTGACAGATATCCTCGGAGATGAAGACCATTTAGGTGATATGGACTTTAAAGTGGCCGGCACTCGAGACGGGATTACGGCTTTGCAAATGGATATTAAAATTGCCAGCATCAAATTTAGCATCCTAAAAGGCGCATTAGATCAGGCTAAGGAAGGGCGTCTTCACATTCTGGGCGAAATGGAAAAAACCATAGATAAGCCTCGTGGAGAAATCTCTCAGTACGCGCCTCGAATTGAGACAATTAAGGTTAAGCCAGAAAAAGTGCGAGAAATCATCGGCGCTGGCGGTAAAGTGATTCGAGGAATTATTGAAGATACAGGTGTTAAGATCGATATCGAAGACGATGGTACGGTTCACGTGGCATCGGCTGATCCAGAAGCCTCAAAAAAAGCCATACAGATGATTATGGACATTTGCGCCGAAGCCGAAGTGGGTAAAACCTATCCTGGTCGCGTAGTGAAAATCACTGATTTTGGTGCCTTTGTTGAGATTCTTCCCAACA
- a CDS encoding GNAT family N-acetyltransferase, whose protein sequence is MSGSSFEPLAVKDAPRVFEILQSHKPHRDGLKSWTLPKIEQELRESKTLGVRKAGELIAFLCYRKVAPEVFEVSLLATHYQERHQGHMSQLFLHLNAGLTAKDVIWLEVHAENQGAQAFYREQGFTQVGQRPGYYADGGDAYLYSFSCLP, encoded by the coding sequence ATGTCAGGCAGCTCCTTTGAGCCCTTGGCTGTTAAAGATGCCCCAAGGGTCTTTGAAATCTTGCAGTCTCACAAGCCCCACCGAGATGGTCTTAAAAGTTGGACCTTGCCAAAAATTGAACAAGAGCTGCGTGAGTCGAAAACCCTTGGCGTACGAAAAGCCGGGGAGCTGATCGCGTTTCTCTGCTACCGTAAGGTGGCCCCGGAAGTCTTTGAGGTGTCCCTTTTGGCCACTCATTACCAGGAGCGTCATCAGGGTCACATGTCCCAACTTTTTTTGCATCTCAATGCGGGGTTGACGGCAAAAGATGTGATTTGGCTTGAAGTTCATGCTGAAAATCAGGGCGCCCAGGCTTTTTATCGCGAGCAAGGGTTTACCCAGGTGGGACAGCGGCCCGGTTACTATGCCGACGGAGGCGATGCTTATTTATATTCTTTCTCCTGCTTGCCATAG
- the infB gene encoding translation initiation factor IF-2 yields the protein MSQPKVYEFAKELGMETIALMDKIKEWNLPVKSHMAALTEDLVSDIRDRLDAEKAPKTKKKTAKKKVAKKAAAKKVAKKKAVTKKVVKKVTTKASVEAEAKAVEAKPAATTKKTAARKRAVIRRKAAHSPEAEAAAQAEAAQKAAELAARKAAALAGEENEIAPEQIEAGDQATGNLVAASEAEATTDESKSVPRAGGGRIVGRMDLSKVRGTTGAPAGRSDSRPPRPASSGPARGIRTGFVAPMPQFVEPDQSRDSDRKKEERPKKKVGATTKEVPSQNFKAADFRKREVIFQPKKKRANLRGDFKKTQITTPKASKRMVKVHETITVSDLAQEIGVKGPQLIKKLMTSGVMANLNTVLDFDTVALTVGEFGFEAENVHRSVDDLVGATAFGELDAERVIRPPVVTVMGHVDHGKTTLLDSIRKANVAAKEAGGITQHIGAYKVQLDDGAFITFLDTPGHEAFTAMRARGATATDIAVIVVAADDGVMPQTVEAINHAKAAGVPIIVAVNKMDRPGANPDKVKQELTEHEIVPEEWGGNTIFCHVSALKGDGIKELLEQLHLLAEMAELRANPKRSGTGLVIESRLEKGRGAVATLLVQDGTVTVGQSVVAGKVAGRIRAMINDQGKNVKSAEPGDPVEILGLPEAPAAGDRFDVCKDEAAAREISDARKQMDGLVETPNSKMSLEDLFSKVKTGSLQELPVVLKSDVAGSNEAVKGMFEKESTDEVKVKVIHSGVGGISESDVLLASTAGGIVIGFNVRPDTTAQRIAKEKGVEVKTYTIIYELIDDVKKALSGLLQPDIVEKSKGSAEVRETFTVPKVGVIAGCSVTDGKINRADLLRLVRNGRVVYEGKFSSLKRFKDDVKEVAAGYECGIGIENFNDLKVGDVIEAFVKEEVQREL from the coding sequence GTGAGTCAGCCAAAAGTTTATGAATTCGCCAAAGAGCTTGGGATGGAAACAATAGCTCTAATGGACAAGATCAAAGAATGGAATCTGCCGGTAAAGAGCCATATGGCGGCTTTAACTGAAGATTTAGTCTCTGATATTCGTGATCGCCTTGATGCAGAAAAGGCACCAAAAACCAAAAAGAAAACGGCCAAGAAAAAGGTCGCCAAAAAGGCAGCGGCCAAAAAGGTTGCGAAAAAGAAAGCGGTGACTAAAAAAGTCGTTAAAAAAGTCACGACCAAGGCCTCGGTAGAGGCTGAGGCAAAAGCTGTAGAAGCTAAACCGGCGGCAACGACGAAGAAAACAGCGGCAAGGAAGCGGGCAGTGATCCGAAGAAAAGCCGCTCATTCTCCTGAGGCCGAGGCCGCAGCACAAGCGGAAGCCGCTCAAAAAGCCGCTGAGCTGGCAGCTAGAAAAGCGGCAGCTCTCGCGGGCGAAGAAAACGAGATCGCACCAGAGCAAATCGAAGCCGGGGACCAAGCCACCGGAAACTTGGTAGCGGCCTCTGAGGCGGAAGCCACAACTGATGAATCAAAGTCGGTACCCCGTGCCGGTGGTGGTCGCATCGTGGGTCGAATGGATCTATCAAAAGTTCGCGGCACAACAGGAGCGCCAGCCGGCCGATCGGACTCGCGTCCGCCGCGGCCAGCCAGCAGTGGCCCAGCCCGAGGAATACGAACGGGTTTTGTGGCACCGATGCCTCAGTTTGTTGAGCCAGACCAATCTCGTGATTCGGATCGTAAAAAAGAAGAGCGTCCAAAAAAGAAAGTCGGAGCCACCACAAAAGAAGTGCCCTCCCAGAATTTTAAAGCTGCAGACTTCAGAAAGCGCGAAGTGATATTTCAGCCCAAAAAGAAACGGGCAAACCTTCGCGGCGACTTCAAGAAGACCCAAATCACCACACCAAAGGCATCTAAGCGAATGGTGAAGGTGCATGAGACCATTACTGTTTCAGACTTAGCACAAGAGATAGGCGTAAAAGGTCCGCAGCTTATTAAGAAATTAATGACAAGCGGTGTGATGGCCAATTTAAACACGGTTTTAGATTTTGATACAGTGGCATTGACCGTTGGCGAATTTGGCTTTGAGGCCGAAAACGTACATCGTTCTGTGGATGACCTAGTGGGAGCCACCGCCTTTGGCGAACTTGATGCAGAAAGAGTTATCCGCCCTCCCGTGGTCACTGTTATGGGCCATGTGGATCACGGAAAGACAACTCTTTTAGACTCAATTCGAAAAGCCAATGTGGCCGCTAAAGAAGCCGGCGGGATCACCCAGCACATTGGTGCATACAAAGTTCAGCTCGATGATGGTGCGTTTATCACATTTTTAGATACTCCAGGCCACGAGGCCTTTACTGCCATGCGGGCCCGAGGCGCCACGGCCACAGACATTGCCGTTATAGTGGTCGCCGCTGATGACGGAGTTATGCCGCAAACAGTGGAAGCGATCAATCACGCCAAAGCGGCCGGCGTTCCAATTATTGTCGCGGTTAACAAAATGGATCGGCCTGGTGCCAATCCAGACAAAGTGAAGCAAGAGTTAACGGAGCACGAAATAGTTCCTGAAGAGTGGGGAGGTAACACCATTTTTTGTCATGTTTCGGCCCTCAAAGGTGATGGCATTAAAGAGTTACTGGAGCAACTCCACTTACTTGCTGAAATGGCTGAGCTCAGAGCCAATCCAAAGAGATCGGGTACCGGTTTGGTTATCGAAAGCCGCTTAGAAAAGGGGCGAGGTGCTGTGGCTACACTGCTTGTACAAGATGGCACGGTGACAGTGGGTCAATCCGTGGTGGCAGGTAAAGTGGCTGGTCGCATACGGGCGATGATCAATGATCAGGGTAAGAATGTAAAATCAGCAGAGCCTGGCGACCCCGTGGAGATCTTGGGTCTGCCCGAAGCTCCGGCGGCCGGCGATCGATTTGATGTGTGTAAAGATGAAGCTGCAGCAAGAGAAATTTCGGATGCTCGAAAGCAAATGGACGGATTGGTTGAGACACCAAATTCCAAGATGTCGTTGGAAGACCTGTTTTCAAAAGTAAAAACAGGTAGCCTGCAAGAATTGCCAGTGGTTTTAAAGTCGGATGTGGCGGGAAGTAACGAAGCCGTAAAGGGCATGTTTGAGAAAGAAAGCACCGACGAAGTCAAAGTGAAAGTGATTCACTCGGGCGTTGGCGGAATCAGTGAATCAGACGTGCTGCTAGCGTCGACCGCCGGTGGGATTGTCATCGGATTCAACGTTCGCCCTGACACCACGGCTCAACGTATAGCTAAAGAAAAGGGTGTGGAAGTCAAAACCTACACGATCATCTATGAGCTTATCGATGATGTGAAAAAAGCCCTTTCAGGTCTGTTGCAACCTGATATTGTCGAGAAATCCAAAGGTTCGGCAGAGGTTCGCGAGACCTTCACCGTGCCAAAGGTGGGAGTGATTGCCGGCTGTAGCGTCACTGATGGTAAAATCAATCGAGCGGATCTGTTGCGACTCGTGCGGAATGGTCGAGTGGTTTACGAAGGAAAATTCAGCAGCCTGAAGCGATTTAAAGATGACGTCAAAGAGGTAGCCGCGGGATACGAATGTGGTATTGGAATTGAAAACTTCAATGACCTAAAAGTGGGTGACGTCATTGAGGCATTTGTTAAAGAAGAAGTGCAACGAGAGCTTTAG
- a CDS encoding high-potential iron-sulfur protein: MSQNFISTRRGFIKSAFVVTGVAAISSFIGKSVAWASKTLIDMSKKSDPVVQRVVKTLSYVADAKDLAGLVKTNGGTLAEKKDKAGKVVPPEKQYCMNCTFYTGDDKQGACVLIPEHNVHAHGSCASWNSKV, encoded by the coding sequence ATGTCCCAGAACTTTATTTCCACCCGACGCGGTTTTATTAAGTCTGCTTTTGTTGTCACCGGCGTTGCCGCTATTTCTTCTTTTATTGGCAAATCTGTGGCCTGGGCCTCAAAGACGCTCATTGATATGAGTAAAAAATCGGACCCGGTGGTTCAGCGAGTGGTCAAAACTTTATCTTATGTGGCTGACGCCAAAGACTTGGCAGGCCTAGTAAAAACCAATGGCGGAACTCTTGCCGAGAAAAAAGATAAAGCCGGAAAAGTAGTTCCTCCTGAAAAGCAGTATTGCATGAACTGCACGTTCTACACGGGCGATGATAAGCAAGGGGCCTGCGTGTTAATTCCTGAACACAACGTACACGCTCACGGGTCTTGTGCCTCTTGGAATTCAAAAGTTTAA
- the rpsO gene encoding 30S ribosomal protein S15: protein MALLREEKEQVIHHFRRSELDTGSSEVQVALLTFRIKQLTEHFKKNKKDEHSRRGLIRLVNRRRKLLDYLKSKQPGSYTKLIGDLGIRK, encoded by the coding sequence ATGGCGTTATTAAGAGAAGAAAAAGAGCAGGTCATCCATCATTTTCGTCGATCTGAACTGGATACGGGAAGTTCAGAAGTTCAAGTGGCATTGCTCACATTCCGTATCAAACAACTCACCGAGCATTTCAAAAAAAATAAAAAAGACGAGCACAGCCGTCGAGGGTTGATTCGTTTAGTAAACCGGCGTCGAAAGCTTTTAGATTATTTGAAAAGTAAACAACCCGGCAGTTACACCAAGCTCATTGGTGATCTAGGGATTCGAAAATAA
- a CDS encoding ribosome maturation factor RimP — MASEVSAREGCRVYDLEFVGAGGGRTLRLFIESEEGAVNVNQCANVSRGLSLMLDVEDVIPGGRYELEVSSPGLERPLRELWHFEKALGQPIRVRTNAGVVPNGTEPAAAKAGRKQVQGRLLKVEPNHIVLGDGKNEWEIDFSQIHRANVIFELVSEKHQKQKDKSGKGAKGKKKR, encoded by the coding sequence ATGGCTAGTGAAGTCAGTGCTCGAGAAGGCTGTCGAGTGTACGACTTGGAGTTTGTCGGTGCTGGTGGAGGCCGCACTCTTCGGCTTTTTATTGAAAGTGAAGAGGGCGCAGTGAACGTGAATCAATGTGCCAATGTTTCGCGAGGGTTGAGTTTAATGCTCGACGTAGAAGATGTGATTCCAGGTGGTCGCTACGAGCTTGAAGTTTCAAGCCCGGGCTTAGAGCGACCATTGCGAGAACTGTGGCATTTTGAAAAGGCATTGGGGCAACCCATTCGGGTTCGAACAAATGCAGGTGTGGTGCCAAATGGTACAGAACCTGCGGCGGCAAAAGCGGGGCGAAAACAAGTGCAGGGGCGCCTGCTTAAGGTAGAGCCAAACCACATAGTTTTAGGCGATGGAAAAAATGAATGGGAGATTGATTTTTCTCAGATTCATCGAGCTAATGTTATTTTTGAATTAGTGAGTGAAAAGCATCAGAAACAAAAAGATAAATCAGGTAAGGGCGCTAAGGGTAAGAAAAAGAGGTAA
- a CDS encoding porin family protein: MKNQIVGMGLLLVSAVSWAQVEPAYNQEILDADLQREILAETPVNTRAQGMVIIQPAQPTAQVVTQPTTYVEAAPLVRGSGDEMRRKRQEAELATEQKIVERLEKDRMEDERRRSERIFGAAFGDESVNTVGVQAQTTTISNNQVGVVAVAPQQVVPQPVVEVTESSEIVEAAIKAKSAEYFAMGGSLGLPNYSGDLPFKIDGDIALGVTGDYNIDRNFAVTGGFTYSKFEIQNYGYSWAKEKVDQYNMEGGGIFYFTRGTFQPYAGGVLSYTYRKYKDSYGSGYGPTAAYNSGSPYDTSYNTSALDFGIVGGADVKLSRSFSLGGSFKYYMNIDNWSDSNDYWNQATFTGARYMLQETDYWILSVTAKARF; the protein is encoded by the coding sequence ATGAAAAATCAAATCGTCGGTATGGGTTTGTTGCTGGTTAGCGCCGTTTCATGGGCCCAAGTGGAGCCAGCATATAATCAAGAAATATTAGATGCAGACCTACAACGGGAGATTCTAGCAGAAACCCCCGTAAACACGCGCGCACAGGGCATGGTAATTATTCAGCCCGCACAGCCCACGGCACAGGTGGTGACGCAGCCAACAACATATGTGGAAGCAGCTCCACTCGTCCGCGGCTCGGGTGACGAGATGCGCAGAAAACGTCAAGAGGCGGAGTTGGCCACTGAGCAAAAGATTGTAGAGCGTCTTGAAAAAGATCGCATGGAAGATGAAAGGCGGCGGTCTGAGCGAATATTTGGCGCGGCCTTCGGAGACGAGTCTGTAAACACGGTGGGTGTCCAGGCGCAGACCACAACAATAAGCAATAACCAAGTGGGTGTCGTTGCCGTGGCTCCGCAGCAGGTGGTTCCGCAGCCCGTGGTAGAGGTCACAGAATCAAGCGAGATAGTCGAAGCGGCCATCAAAGCCAAAAGCGCAGAGTACTTCGCTATGGGTGGAAGCTTGGGGTTGCCCAATTATTCTGGGGACCTGCCCTTTAAAATCGATGGTGATATCGCATTGGGTGTTACCGGTGACTATAACATCGACCGCAATTTTGCGGTGACTGGTGGTTTCACGTACTCAAAATTTGAGATTCAGAATTATGGTTATAGTTGGGCGAAAGAAAAAGTAGACCAGTACAATATGGAAGGTGGCGGAATATTTTACTTCACTCGTGGAACGTTTCAGCCCTATGCGGGCGGAGTGTTGAGTTACACTTACCGCAAGTACAAAGATAGTTATGGCTCAGGCTATGGGCCAACTGCGGCTTACAACAGTGGATCGCCCTACGACACCAGCTACAATACGTCGGCCCTTGATTTTGGGATAGTGGGTGGTGCCGATGTGAAGCTTTCGCGATCGTTTTCATTGGGCGGAAGCTTTAAGTATTACATGAATATAGATAACTGGTCCGATTCTAATGATTACTGGAACCAGGCTACTTTTACGGGTGCTCGCTACATGCTACAAGAAACGGACTATTGGATTCTTTCGGTAACAGCCAAAGCTCGTTTCTAG